The DNA window AAGAGTACTGGATTTTTAGAAAACAAAAATTCTACACTCATTTCAAGGGATTCCAAAATTATAGAGCAACAGATACAGGGTGGATTTCCTTTAAAACCTTTTGTTTCTGTTTTTTTTATTGTTGCCTGGAACGCTTTTTTTATTTCTGATTTCTTTCCCATTTTCAGAAACGGAACTTCCCTGCCAGTATTTCCTGGCCCGGGGGTATGCTCTGCTTTGGGATTTATTTTTATTTCGGCTATACTTTCGTTAGTATCATCTGGTTTCAGAAGATTTATCTTAAAAGAAGGACGAAGTTTCGAAGACATTAAAAAACTAGCTATTTTCATATCGTTGATTACCGGTTTCATGTTAACCGTCTTTTTAGCCATTGGTTTTTCAAATTAAATCTGTAAGGTTAAACTTATTGTATATTTTCTGATTAAACCTGTCCACTCCAAAGCTTTTCCATACTTTAGCCAAATTAAAATCTATTAACCAGTTTATTAACTCTTACTTAATTTATGAAATATATTATTGCATTTAGTCTTTTCATATTTAGCCACACTTATTTTTCCCAAGATAAAACGGAGATCTATGTGATCGGAAATATCCATCAGAGCGTTCCCAATTATAATCCACCCATTTTATTAGAAATCCTGGAGAAAATAAAACCAGATATTATACTGCACGAAGTAGATAGCAAAGGAATGGAGGAGTATGAAAAGGCGACTGAATTTAAAGAAAACGAAATTACTGCCAGTACTCAGTATTTTAAAAAATATCCTAAAACACTGCGGGCTTCATTTGATTTTGAAGGAAGAAATCAATACAGGAAAGACAAAGGAATGGTTCCTACAGATAATTTAGCGGTACAATTAATTGACAGTTTATATAAAACTAAAAGTCTGGATGCAGCAGACACGAAAATATATGAGAGTTTTATTAACACAACTGAAGAATTAAAAAAAGTTGCTGAATTAGCTCCTAAGAATTTTAACAACGCTGAAAACGATAAAATTTGTGAGAAAAGACAAAACGAGCAATACCATGAATTGACTAAAATCACTGACAAAAGACCTGAATTTGCTAAAAGATTTGTTACCAAGCCCAATGGAGAAAAAATAAGCTATAGAGAAGGATTTAAATTGATGTCCGGATTCTGGGATC is part of the Chryseobacterium paludis genome and encodes:
- a CDS encoding TraB/GumN family protein, with product MKYIIAFSLFIFSHTYFSQDKTEIYVIGNIHQSVPNYNPPILLEILEKIKPDIILHEVDSKGMEEYEKATEFKENEITASTQYFKKYPKTLRASFDFEGRNQYRKDKGMVPTDNLAVQLIDSLYKTKSLDAADTKIYESFINTTEELKKVAELAPKNFNNAENDKICEKRQNEQYHELTKITDKRPEFAKRFVTKPNGEKISYREGFKLMSGFWDLRNQTMAANIYKVAAQNPGKKIVVLTGFLHRYYIIKQLKKINDLKYVIKEFYDL